In Pelomonas sp. SE-A7, one genomic interval encodes:
- a CDS encoding choice-of-anchor A family protein — protein sequence MSTSQSRLGAATLRAICTAAMLAIAGVAHAGPVINLGAAGDYSGFFFGNLTAHSDIEGRLAVRGNLSLNSISVGYRNPSPHGASGSQDPSLVVGGNIKIGGGAIYNGPSNPAVDSNAGMGPTGASWLTQAGGVVQGTGVYGGNDLGSAGYLSLSKGDQASIQQMFTDTAALLQGLSADLGALASTGTVTRGWDLLLRGGSAGTGAGLQVFNIADNNIKPFTLDAASFDADDYIIINLTAGGTLKFGFDWQGSQLSRYADRLIFNVLNADKVELHSGFGTLLARQADIVAASSGHWEGSVIANNMLSTLEIGYEPLREQEPPARVPEPQGLALVAAALGALALAMRRRLQR from the coding sequence ATGTCCACAAGTCAATCCAGACTGGGTGCCGCCACGCTGCGCGCCATCTGCACTGCGGCAATGCTGGCGATCGCCGGTGTTGCCCATGCCGGCCCGGTGATCAACCTGGGCGCTGCCGGCGACTACAGCGGCTTCTTCTTCGGCAACCTCACCGCGCACTCTGATATCGAAGGCCGCCTGGCAGTGCGCGGCAACCTGTCGCTCAACAGCATTTCGGTCGGCTACCGCAATCCGTCGCCCCATGGCGCCTCGGGCAGCCAGGACCCCAGCCTGGTGGTCGGCGGCAACATCAAGATCGGCGGCGGCGCCATCTACAACGGGCCCAGCAATCCCGCCGTCGATAGCAACGCCGGCATGGGTCCGACGGGCGCATCCTGGCTCACACAGGCCGGCGGCGTCGTGCAAGGCACCGGCGTCTACGGCGGCAACGACCTCGGCTCGGCCGGCTATCTGAGCCTCAGCAAGGGTGACCAGGCCTCCATCCAGCAGATGTTCACCGACACCGCGGCGCTGCTGCAGGGCCTGTCGGCCGACCTCGGCGCCCTGGCCAGTACCGGCACGGTCACGCGCGGCTGGGACCTGCTGCTGCGCGGCGGCAGTGCAGGCACCGGCGCAGGCCTGCAGGTCTTCAACATTGCCGACAACAACATCAAGCCCTTCACGCTGGATGCCGCGAGCTTCGATGCCGACGACTACATCATCATCAACCTGACGGCCGGCGGCACGCTGAAGTTTGGCTTCGACTGGCAAGGCAGCCAGCTGTCGCGCTATGCCGACCGGCTGATCTTCAATGTGCTGAACGCCGACAAGGTCGAGCTGCACTCCGGCTTCGGCACCCTGCTGGCCCGCCAGGCCGATATCGTCGCGGCGAGCTCGGGCCACTGGGAAGGCTCGGTCATCGCCAACAACATGCTGTCGACGCTGGAGATCGGCTACGAACCCTTGCGCGAGCAAGAGCCACCGGCACGCGTGCCCGAGCCGCAAGGCCTGGCCCTCGTCGCAGCCGCTCTTGGCGCACTGGCCCTGGCCATGCGCCGCCGCTTGCAGCGCTGA
- the sppA gene encoding signal peptide peptidase SppA — MNDDLPPPLPDPQPAVVPPAPTPASSQAGGYEQLLVQFAASYLADRRSERRWRVFFRLIWLAFFVFLAWVLFFSQRHHGQAPNTPHTALIELRGEIAVDTEASAELMLSALKNAFEDEGAKAVVLRINSPGGSPVQAGIVYDEIQRLKALHNKKVYAVVEEICASGAYYIAAAADEIYVDKASVVGSIGVLMDGFGFTGLMDKLGVERRLLTAGRNKGMLDPYTPLSSEQRGYAQAMLDQIHQQFIAVVREGRGKRLKETPEIFSGLFWSGEQAVKLGLADDLGSLDYVAREVVKAEEVIDYTPRDNLAERVAKRFGAAMGEGAVKALRATAQLR; from the coding sequence ATGAACGACGACCTGCCTCCGCCCCTTCCCGATCCGCAGCCGGCGGTCGTGCCACCCGCGCCCACGCCTGCAAGTTCGCAGGCCGGCGGCTATGAGCAGCTGCTGGTGCAGTTCGCCGCCAGCTACCTCGCGGACCGGCGCAGCGAAAGGCGCTGGCGGGTCTTCTTCCGCCTGATCTGGTTGGCGTTCTTTGTCTTCCTGGCCTGGGTCTTGTTCTTCTCGCAGCGCCATCACGGCCAGGCGCCGAACACGCCGCATACGGCGCTGATCGAGCTGCGGGGCGAAATTGCCGTCGATACCGAGGCCAGCGCCGAGCTGATGCTGTCGGCGCTGAAGAATGCCTTCGAAGACGAGGGCGCCAAGGCCGTCGTGCTGCGCATCAACTCGCCGGGTGGCAGCCCGGTGCAGGCCGGCATCGTCTACGACGAGATCCAGCGGCTCAAGGCCTTGCACAACAAGAAGGTCTACGCCGTGGTCGAGGAAATCTGCGCCTCGGGCGCCTACTACATCGCGGCGGCGGCCGACGAAATCTATGTGGACAAGGCCTCTGTGGTCGGTTCCATCGGTGTGTTGATGGACGGCTTCGGTTTCACAGGCTTGATGGACAAGCTGGGCGTCGAGCGGCGCCTGCTGACCGCCGGCCGCAACAAGGGCATGCTGGATCCGTACACCCCGCTGTCGAGCGAGCAGCGCGGCTATGCGCAGGCCATGCTGGACCAGATCCATCAGCAGTTCATCGCTGTTGTGCGCGAGGGCCGCGGCAAGCGCCTGAAGGAAACGCCGGAGATCTTCTCCGGCCTGTTCTGGAGTGGCGAGCAGGCCGTGAAGCTGGGCCTGGCCGACGATCTCGGCAGCCTCGACTACGTGGCGCGCGAGGTGGTCAAGGCCGAGGAGGTGATCGACTACACGCCGCGCGACAACCTCGCCGAACGTGTGGCCAAGCGCTTCGGCGCGGCCATGGGCGAGGGCGCCGTCAAGGCCCTGCGCGCGACAGCGCAACTGCGCTGA
- a CDS encoding Rieske 2Fe-2S domain-containing protein, translating into MPDEQQDRQGLPLCGSDELEERGRAHSFDVLQYSQPARAFALRFEGKVVAYLNRCAHVPTEMDWQEGEFLDADKQYIMCSIHGAVYDPLTGRCVTGMCGRMGLTKLEVSESEGRVYWYPSRDTKPAFED; encoded by the coding sequence ATGCCTGACGAACAACAAGACCGACAGGGCCTGCCTCTTTGCGGCTCCGACGAGCTGGAGGAGCGGGGCCGCGCCCACAGCTTCGACGTGCTGCAGTACAGCCAGCCGGCCCGTGCCTTCGCGCTGCGATTCGAGGGCAAGGTCGTGGCCTACCTGAACCGCTGTGCCCATGTGCCGACCGAGATGGACTGGCAGGAAGGTGAATTCCTCGATGCCGACAAGCAATACATCATGTGCTCCATCCATGGCGCCGTGTACGACCCCTTGACCGGTCGCTGCGTCACCGGCATGTGCGGCCGCATGGGCCTGACCAAGCTGGAGGTCAGCGAGAGCGAGGGCAGGGTGTATTGGTATCCTTCCCGCGACACCAAGCCGGCCTTTGAAGATTGA